A DNA window from Pseudomonas sp. B21-056 contains the following coding sequences:
- a CDS encoding alpha/beta hydrolase, with product MIHQTFWLTATDHSRLFVNQWLPETAPVAVVMLAHGMAEHSGRYGRLAQALCDEGYGVYALDLRGHGKTGEGAILGHYADEDGWAKVVGDLASLNHHIGQQHPDTPIVLLGHSMGSYIAQAYLLHHSASLHGAILSGSNFQPVALYRAARQIARLERWRQGGTGRSALIEWLSFGSFNQKLKPTRTPFDWLSRDPAEVDKYVHDPLCGFRCSNQLWVDLLGGLQQISKASNLAQIDPDLPLLVIGGECDPVSEGKRLKDLADALRAAGSQHLQLTIYPQARHELFNETNRDEVTADVLAWIAQALNHKRPPRSE from the coding sequence ATGATTCATCAAACGTTCTGGCTGACCGCGACCGACCACAGCCGTCTGTTCGTCAATCAGTGGTTGCCCGAAACCGCGCCCGTGGCAGTGGTCATGCTGGCCCACGGCATGGCCGAACACAGCGGCCGCTATGGGCGCTTGGCCCAGGCCCTGTGCGATGAAGGCTACGGTGTCTACGCGCTGGACCTGCGCGGTCATGGCAAGACCGGCGAAGGGGCGATCCTCGGCCACTATGCCGATGAGGATGGCTGGGCCAAGGTGGTCGGCGACCTGGCCAGCCTCAACCATCACATCGGCCAGCAACATCCCGATACGCCCATCGTGCTACTGGGCCACAGCATGGGCAGCTACATCGCCCAGGCCTACCTGTTGCATCACAGCGCCAGCCTGCATGGGGCGATTCTCAGCGGGTCCAATTTCCAGCCGGTGGCGCTGTATCGCGCCGCCCGCCAGATCGCCCGCCTCGAACGCTGGCGCCAGGGCGGCACCGGGCGCAGTGCCCTGATCGAGTGGCTGTCGTTCGGCAGCTTCAATCAGAAACTCAAACCGACACGCACGCCCTTTGACTGGCTCAGCCGTGACCCGGCCGAAGTGGACAAGTACGTCCACGACCCACTGTGCGGCTTTCGCTGCAGCAATCAACTGTGGGTCGACCTGCTCGGCGGCTTGCAGCAAATCAGCAAAGCGTCCAATCTCGCCCAGATCGATCCGGACCTGCCATTGCTGGTGATTGGCGGTGAATGTGATCCGGTGAGCGAAGGCAAGCGTCTGAAGGATCTGGCCGACGCACTGCGCGCCGCCGGCAGCCAGCACCTGCAATTGACGATTTATCCACAGGCCCGGCATGAATTGTTCAACGAAACCAACCGCGATGAAGTGACGGCCGATGTGCTGGCCTGGATTGCCCAGGCCCTGAACCACAAGCGCCCGCCACGCAGCGAGTAG
- a CDS encoding DUF3820 family protein: MNPETLELLVTRQMPFGKYKGRILADLPGQYLNWFAREGFPHGELGGLLALMQEIDHNGLSDLLDPLRVKHGKPKPRP, encoded by the coding sequence ATGAACCCGGAAACCCTCGAACTGCTGGTCACGCGCCAGATGCCCTTCGGTAAATACAAAGGCCGGATCCTGGCCGACCTGCCCGGTCAATACCTGAACTGGTTCGCCCGCGAAGGTTTTCCCCACGGTGAGCTGGGCGGTTTGCTGGCGTTGATGCAGGAAATCGACCACAACGGTTTGTCAGACCTGCTCGATCCCTTGCGCGTCAAGCACGGCAAACCCAAGCCCCGCCCCTGA
- a CDS encoding DUF1656 domain-containing protein: MGLREWSIGGVLLSPFLIYVVLALLVTGALRLLLSLVPAGRWIWHEALFDCALYVCVLTVITLVLGPL, translated from the coding sequence ATGGGTTTGCGTGAGTGGTCGATTGGCGGGGTGTTGCTCAGCCCGTTCCTGATTTATGTGGTGCTGGCCTTGCTGGTGACCGGTGCATTGCGCCTGTTGCTCAGCCTCGTGCCGGCCGGACGCTGGATCTGGCACGAAGCCTTGTTCGACTGCGCCCTGTACGTCTGTGTCCTGACAGTGATTACCCTGGTCCTCGGGCCGTTATAA
- a CDS encoding HlyD family secretion protein, producing MRTSVRVAITLGVVALAIFAGLHLWQYYMLTPWTRDARIRADVVVIAPDVSGWVRELKAVDNQQVKAGDLLLSIDRERFEAAVEKARAVVQTRQQQLSLREHEASRRAALGPQAISAELRENAQINAGIARGELREAQAEAKVAELNLARSQVLAPRSGHITNLRLAEGNYVNAGQPVMALIDDSTFYVQAYFEETKLPRIRVGDPVKVWLMSAGHALEGHVESVSRGITDRNTNPDAQLLAEVEPTFNWVRLAQRIPVRIKLDKVPEGVNLSAGMTASVQVWEEAGTR from the coding sequence ATGCGGACCTCCGTACGTGTCGCCATTACGCTGGGCGTGGTGGCATTGGCGATTTTCGCCGGGTTACACCTGTGGCAGTACTACATGCTCACGCCCTGGACCCGGGACGCGCGGATTCGCGCCGACGTGGTGGTGATTGCTCCCGACGTGTCGGGCTGGGTGCGTGAGCTCAAGGCGGTGGACAACCAGCAGGTCAAGGCCGGCGATTTATTGCTGAGCATCGACCGCGAGCGCTTCGAAGCCGCCGTGGAAAAGGCCAGGGCGGTGGTCCAGACCCGCCAGCAGCAACTGAGCTTGCGTGAACACGAAGCCAGTCGCCGTGCCGCCCTGGGCCCCCAGGCCATCAGTGCGGAGTTGCGGGAGAACGCCCAGATCAACGCCGGCATCGCCCGAGGCGAACTGCGCGAGGCCCAGGCCGAGGCCAAGGTCGCCGAGCTCAACCTCGCCCGCAGCCAGGTCCTGGCGCCCCGCAGCGGTCACATCACCAACCTGCGGCTGGCCGAAGGCAACTACGTCAACGCCGGGCAGCCGGTCATGGCGCTGATCGACGATTCGACGTTCTATGTGCAGGCCTATTTCGAAGAAACCAAACTGCCGAGGATTCGCGTGGGCGATCCGGTCAAGGTCTGGCTGATGAGCGCCGGCCATGCCCTGGAAGGTCACGTCGAAAGCGTCAGTCGCGGCATTACCGACCGCAACACCAATCCGGACGCGCAGTTGCTGGCGGAGGTTGAACCGACCTTCAACTGGGTGCGCCTGGCCCAGCGGATTCCGGTGCGAATCAAGCTGGACAAGGTGCCGGAAGGGGTGAACCTGAGTGCGGGGATGACGGCGAGTGTGCAGGTGTGGGAGGAGGCTGGGACTCGATAG
- a CDS encoding FUSC family protein encodes MPITLQALFAPDRLAVQFAIKTVLGGGLALWLALRWGLEQPAWALMTAFIVAQPLSGMVVQKGLARLLGTLVGTVMSVVFMGLFAQTPWLFLLALALWLGLCTACSTLLRSAWSYSFVLAGYTVAIIALPAISHPLGVFDQAVARCTEISLGIVCATAASALLWPLRVERQLAGQAHAAWQSGMQAARATLAGDAQARKGLLEILGRIVAVDAQREHAWFEGSLGRQRARAISGLSQKLLMLLRIARSVRRQWKQLEPAEAEALQPWMNEVQQALDADSATLQALRPRVLDASHDPLISSAQSYCLARFALLLDTALAACAALAAVREGRAASDPPRTLTPHRDLSLALVFGARSALAFLAVACFWLATAWPAAGGALVLTCVVCSLFASRENGAQIGMSFLRGILLAVPTAFVVGEILLPQWSSFAMLCMAMGVPLFFGALGMAKPPIFATATSFCLHFVVLISPLNAMKYDVATFFNSAQAMMIGVGAAVLAFNLLILRDPAWHGRRLLAATLDDLVRLTRRNLSGAESWFGGRMADRLLQLARHYPELPVPARSRWDDGLLGLDIGDELLHLRLSLAVARVSDHQAQRRYFEALEQVLERGPSGGLADALAPASAEFLKVLSTEPPGDALKLAQGAVVQLQNSWRAWCRQHEPERREHSHGFA; translated from the coding sequence GTGCCCATTACCCTCCAGGCCTTGTTCGCCCCCGACCGCCTCGCTGTGCAGTTCGCCATCAAGACCGTGCTCGGTGGCGGGCTGGCACTGTGGCTGGCGTTGCGGTGGGGGCTGGAGCAGCCGGCGTGGGCGTTGATGACCGCGTTCATCGTGGCGCAGCCGCTTTCCGGGATGGTGGTGCAGAAGGGGCTGGCGCGATTGCTCGGTACGCTGGTGGGGACCGTCATGTCGGTGGTCTTCATGGGCCTGTTCGCGCAGACGCCGTGGTTGTTCCTGTTGGCGTTGGCCTTGTGGCTGGGCCTGTGCACGGCCTGTTCGACGCTGCTGCGCAGTGCCTGGTCCTATTCGTTCGTGTTGGCCGGCTACACGGTGGCGATCATCGCCTTGCCGGCCATCTCCCATCCACTGGGGGTGTTCGATCAGGCGGTGGCGCGCTGCACCGAGATCAGCCTGGGCATTGTCTGTGCCACGGCCGCCAGTGCCTTGCTCTGGCCGTTGCGGGTCGAGCGACAGTTGGCGGGCCAGGCCCATGCCGCCTGGCAAAGCGGCATGCAGGCGGCCCGCGCCACCCTGGCCGGTGATGCCCAGGCGCGCAAGGGCTTGCTGGAGATCCTCGGCAGGATCGTCGCGGTGGATGCCCAGCGCGAACATGCCTGGTTCGAAGGCAGCCTGGGTCGGCAGCGGGCCCGGGCCATCAGCGGTTTGAGCCAGAAATTACTGATGCTGCTGCGCATTGCCCGTTCGGTGCGCCGGCAATGGAAACAACTCGAACCCGCAGAAGCCGAGGCTCTCCAACCCTGGATGAACGAGGTGCAGCAAGCCCTCGATGCCGACAGTGCAACGCTGCAAGCCTTGCGACCGCGGGTACTGGATGCCTCTCACGATCCCTTGATCAGCTCGGCGCAAAGTTACTGCCTGGCGCGTTTCGCCTTGTTGCTCGACACCGCCCTGGCCGCCTGCGCGGCGCTGGCGGCGGTGCGGGAGGGCAGGGCGGCGTCGGATCCCCCGCGTACCTTGACGCCCCACCGTGACCTGTCCCTGGCCCTGGTCTTCGGTGCCCGCAGTGCCCTGGCGTTTCTCGCGGTTGCCTGCTTCTGGCTGGCAACGGCCTGGCCCGCAGCAGGGGGCGCGTTGGTGTTGACGTGTGTTGTGTGCAGCCTGTTTGCCAGCCGCGAAAACGGTGCGCAGATCGGCATGAGTTTCCTGCGGGGCATTCTGCTGGCCGTGCCGACGGCGTTTGTGGTCGGCGAGATCCTGCTGCCGCAGTGGAGCAGTTTCGCCATGCTTTGCATGGCCATGGGCGTACCGCTGTTCTTCGGCGCGCTGGGCATGGCCAAGCCACCGATCTTTGCCACGGCCACGTCATTCTGTCTGCATTTTGTAGTGCTGATATCACCGCTCAACGCCATGAAGTACGACGTGGCGACATTCTTCAATAGCGCTCAGGCGATGATGATCGGCGTGGGGGCGGCGGTATTGGCATTCAATCTGCTGATTCTGCGCGATCCGGCCTGGCACGGCCGTCGCCTGCTGGCTGCAACCCTGGACGACCTGGTGCGCCTGACCCGGCGCAACCTGAGTGGCGCCGAGAGCTGGTTCGGCGGACGCATGGCCGACCGGCTGCTGCAATTGGCGCGGCATTACCCCGAATTGCCGGTCCCGGCGCGCAGCCGTTGGGATGACGGATTGCTCGGCCTGGATATCGGTGATGAGCTGCTGCACTTGCGTCTGAGCCTGGCCGTCGCCCGGGTGTCCGATCATCAGGCGCAGCGGCGCTATTTCGAAGCGCTGGAACAGGTGCTCGAACGCGGTCCGTCCGGCGGGCTGGCCGATGCGTTGGCCCCGGCCAGCGCCGAGTTCCTGAAGGTGTTATCGACAGAGCCCCCCGGCGATGCGCTGAAGTTGGCCCAGGGCGCGGTGGTGCAATTGCAGAACAGTTGGCGCGCCTGGTGCCGTCAGCACGAACCTGAACGACGGGAGCACAGCCATGGGTTTGCGTGA
- a CDS encoding MaoC family dehydratase, with translation MTQVTNTPYEALEVGQTASYSKSVEERDIQLFAAMSGDHNPVHLDAEFAAASMFKERIAHGMFSGALISAAVACELPGPGTIYIGQQMSFQKPVKIGDTLTVRLEILEKLPKFRVRIATRVFNQRDELVVDGEAEILAPRKQQTVTLPTLPAISIG, from the coding sequence ATGACCCAGGTTACCAACACTCCCTACGAAGCCCTCGAAGTCGGCCAGACCGCCAGCTACAGCAAATCTGTCGAAGAGCGCGACATCCAGCTGTTCGCCGCCATGTCGGGCGATCACAACCCGGTGCACCTGGACGCCGAATTCGCCGCGGCGAGCATGTTCAAGGAACGCATTGCCCATGGCATGTTCAGCGGTGCGCTGATCAGCGCGGCGGTGGCGTGCGAGTTGCCTGGGCCCGGCACCATCTATATCGGCCAGCAGATGAGCTTCCAGAAACCGGTAAAAATCGGCGACACCCTGACCGTACGCCTGGAGATCCTGGAAAAGCTGCCGAAGTTTCGCGTACGCATCGCCACCCGCGTGTTCAACCAGCGCGATGAACTGGTGGTGGATGGCGAGGCCGAGATCCTGGCGCCGCGCAAGCAGCAGACCGTGACCTTGCCGACATTGCCGGCGATCAGCATCGGCTGA
- a CDS encoding aminotransferase class V-fold PLP-dependent enzyme produces the protein MPENTLRARDEAFWKTFVGRYDVPPEGPLNLENGYFGRMSRTVVEEYQRNIDFINRSNSVYVRQHFDREQGEAIRRQVAELIKAPVQTVALTRSAVDSLQSLIRNYNGLKPGDQVLICDLEYQSVKNAMRWLARQRGVELIELVHQHPASFESLVGTYREAFIRYPRLKLMTLTYVNHLTGLVMPVQAIAEAAREFDVDIILDGAHALGQIDFDLAKMGIPFAGFNLQKWIGGPLALGFLYIAPKRLADIDPDMDDSHYPANDIRSRTPHSTSNIPALLTLPLVFEEHRALGGALAKGARLRYLRDLWVNAVRDLPGIEVMTPDDRRLYCGITSMRFTAQADQQAMADRLLNDYGIFTVVRQTSVGPCIRITPGLITLASDIERLITALKELS, from the coding sequence ATGCCCGAGAACACCCTGCGTGCCCGCGATGAAGCTTTTTGGAAGACCTTTGTCGGCCGCTACGACGTCCCCCCCGAGGGGCCGCTGAACCTGGAAAACGGCTACTTCGGGCGCATGTCGCGCACCGTGGTCGAGGAATACCAACGCAATATCGACTTCATCAACCGCAGCAACTCGGTGTACGTGCGCCAGCATTTCGACCGTGAACAGGGCGAGGCGATTCGCCGCCAGGTGGCCGAGTTGATCAAAGCGCCGGTGCAAACCGTGGCGCTGACCCGCAGCGCCGTCGACTCCCTGCAATCGTTGATTCGCAACTACAACGGCCTGAAGCCCGGCGACCAGGTGCTGATATGCGATCTGGAATATCAGTCAGTCAAGAACGCGATGCGCTGGCTGGCCCGCCAGCGTGGCGTGGAGCTGATCGAACTGGTCCACCAGCATCCGGCCAGTTTCGAGAGCCTGGTGGGGACTTACCGCGAAGCGTTCATTCGCTACCCGCGCCTGAAACTGATGACACTGACCTACGTCAACCACCTCACCGGGCTGGTAATGCCGGTGCAGGCAATTGCCGAAGCGGCTCGGGAGTTCGATGTCGACATCATCCTCGACGGCGCCCACGCCCTCGGCCAGATCGATTTTGACCTGGCCAAGATGGGCATCCCGTTCGCCGGATTCAATCTGCAGAAATGGATCGGCGGGCCCCTGGCCCTGGGCTTCCTGTACATCGCCCCGAAACGCCTGGCCGACATCGATCCGGACATGGACGACAGTCATTACCCGGCAAACGACATCCGCTCGCGCACGCCCCACAGCACGTCGAACATTCCAGCCTTGCTGACCCTGCCCCTGGTGTTCGAGGAACACCGCGCCCTGGGCGGAGCCCTGGCCAAAGGTGCGCGACTCCGCTATTTGCGCGACCTGTGGGTCAACGCGGTGCGCGATCTGCCGGGCATCGAAGTCATGACCCCGGATGATCGGCGACTCTACTGCGGCATCACCTCGATGCGCTTTACCGCCCAGGCGGACCAGCAGGCGATGGCCGATCGATTGCTCAACGACTATGGGATCTTCACCGTGGTACGCCAGACCAGCGTCGGGCCTTGTATCCGTATCACGCCGGGGTTGATCACACTGGCAAGTGATATCGAGCGGCTCATCACGGCGTTGAAGGAATTGAGTTGA
- a CDS encoding ferritin-like domain-containing protein: MTDMNKEAIAVLNDLIQTSKDGQEGFKTCAEDIKHPQLKALFVQRSADCAAAASELQAAVRSLGGDPETSTSVSGDLHRRWVDVKSMFTGKDEEAVLNEAERGEDHAKKAYKEAMEKITKHNLVGIRDLVERQYHGVQRNHDQVKALRNQARAS; the protein is encoded by the coding sequence ATGACCGACATGAACAAAGAAGCCATCGCCGTCCTGAACGACCTGATCCAGACCAGCAAGGATGGTCAGGAAGGGTTCAAGACCTGCGCCGAAGACATCAAGCACCCGCAACTCAAGGCCCTGTTCGTGCAACGTTCCGCCGATTGCGCCGCGGCCGCGTCCGAACTCCAGGCAGCCGTTCGTTCCTTGGGCGGCGATCCGGAAACCTCTACCAGTGTCTCCGGTGACCTGCACCGTCGCTGGGTGGACGTGAAGTCGATGTTCACCGGCAAGGATGAGGAAGCGGTCCTCAACGAAGCCGAGCGCGGTGAAGATCACGCCAAGAAGGCCTACAAGGAAGCCATGGAGAAGATCACCAAGCATAACCTGGTCGGCATCCGTGATCTGGTTGAGCGCCAGTATCATGGCGTGCAACGCAACCACGATCAGGTCAAGGCGCTGCGTAACCAGGCACGCGCCAGCTGA
- the fadD1 gene encoding long-chain-fatty-acid--CoA ligase FadD1 codes for MIEDFWKDKYPAGIAADINPDEYPNIQAVLKQSCQRFADKPAFSNLGKTLTYGELYELSGAFAAYLQQHTDLQPGDRIAVQLPNVLQYPVAVFGAIRAGLIVVNTNPLYTAREMEHQFNDSGAKALVCLANMAHLAEAVVPKTGVKHVIVTEVADLLPPLKRLLINSVIKYVKKMVPAYHLPKAVKFNDVLSKGHGRPVTEANPGSDDVAVLQYTGGTTGVAKGAMLSHRNLVANMLQCKALMGSNLNEGCEVLITPLPLYHIYAFTFHCMAMMLIGNHNILISNPRDLPAMVKELSKWKFSGFVGLNTLFVALCNNEGFRKLDFSALKVTLSGGMALQLAAAERWKAVTGCSICEGYGMTETSPVATVNPIQNIQVGTIGIPVPSTLCKVINDAGVELPLGEVGELCVKGPQVMKGYWQRQEATDEILDSEGWLKTGDIALIQPDGYMRIVDRKKDMILISGFNVYPNELEDVLATLPGVLQCAAIGVPDEKSGEAIKIFIVVRPGATLTKEQVMEHMRANVTGYKVPKSVEFRDALPTTNVGKILRRELRDEELRKLGLKK; via the coding sequence ATGATCGAAGACTTTTGGAAGGATAAGTACCCAGCTGGGATTGCTGCCGACATCAATCCAGACGAGTATCCGAATATTCAGGCGGTGTTGAAGCAGTCCTGCCAACGCTTCGCCGACAAGCCGGCATTCAGCAACCTCGGCAAGACGCTCACCTACGGTGAACTGTACGAATTGTCCGGTGCCTTTGCCGCGTATCTGCAACAGCATACCGATTTGCAGCCGGGCGATCGAATCGCCGTGCAACTGCCTAACGTTCTGCAATACCCGGTGGCGGTGTTCGGGGCGATTCGCGCCGGCCTCATCGTGGTCAATACCAACCCGCTGTACACCGCGCGGGAGATGGAACACCAGTTCAACGACTCCGGCGCCAAGGCGCTGGTCTGCCTGGCGAACATGGCGCACCTGGCCGAGGCCGTGGTGCCGAAGACAGGCGTCAAGCATGTCATTGTCACCGAGGTTGCCGACCTGTTGCCGCCGCTCAAGCGGCTGTTGATCAACAGCGTGATCAAGTACGTGAAGAAGATGGTCCCGGCGTATCACCTGCCCAAGGCCGTCAAGTTCAACGACGTATTGAGCAAGGGCCACGGCCGGCCAGTGACCGAAGCCAACCCGGGCAGTGATGACGTGGCCGTGTTGCAGTACACCGGCGGCACCACCGGCGTGGCCAAGGGCGCAATGCTGAGCCACCGCAACCTGGTGGCGAACATGCTGCAGTGCAAGGCGCTGATGGGCTCCAACCTCAATGAAGGTTGCGAAGTGCTGATCACGCCGCTGCCGCTGTATCACATCTATGCCTTCACCTTTCATTGCATGGCAATGATGCTGATCGGCAACCACAACATCCTGATCAGCAACCCGCGCGACCTTCCGGCGATGGTCAAGGAACTGTCGAAGTGGAAGTTCAGCGGCTTCGTCGGCCTCAACACCCTGTTCGTGGCGCTGTGCAACAACGAAGGTTTCCGCAAGCTGGATTTCTCCGCGCTGAAGGTCACCTTGTCCGGCGGCATGGCCCTGCAACTGGCCGCTGCCGAGCGCTGGAAAGCGGTCACCGGCTGCTCGATCTGCGAAGGCTATGGCATGACTGAAACCAGTCCGGTGGCCACGGTCAACCCGATCCAGAACATCCAGGTCGGCACCATCGGCATTCCGGTGCCATCGACGCTGTGCAAGGTCATCAACGATGCCGGCGTCGAACTGCCCCTGGGCGAAGTCGGCGAGTTGTGTGTGAAAGGTCCACAGGTGATGAAGGGCTACTGGCAGCGCCAGGAGGCCACCGACGAAATCCTCGACAGCGAGGGCTGGCTCAAGACCGGCGACATCGCGCTGATCCAGCCGGACGGCTACATGCGCATCGTCGATCGCAAGAAAGACATGATCCTGATCTCCGGCTTCAACGTGTACCCCAACGAACTGGAAGACGTGTTGGCGACCCTGCCGGGCGTGCTGCAATGCGCCGCCATCGGTGTACCGGACGAGAAGTCCGGCGAGGCGATCAAGATCTTCATCGTCGTGCGGCCAGGTGCCACGCTGACCAAGGAGCAGGTGATGGAGCACATGCGCGCCAACGTCACCGGCTACAAGGTGCCCAAGTCCGTCGAGTTCCGCGATGCGTTGCCGACCACCAACGTGGGCAAGATCCTGCGGCGTGAGCTGCGGGATGAAGAACTCAGGAAGTTGGGTTTGAAGAAGTAG
- the fadD2 gene encoding long-chain-fatty-acid--CoA ligase FadD2 has translation MQPDFWNDKRPTGVPSDIDLGAYKSVIEVFERSCKKFADRPAFSNMGVTLTYAELERCSAAFAGYLQTHTDLVPGDRIAVQMPNVLQYPIAVFGALRAGLIVVNTNPLYTPREMRHQFKDSGARALVYMNLFGSKVQEVLPDTDLQYLIEAKMGDLMPTAKGWLINTVVNKVKKMVPAYSLPQAISFKSALRLGRGQAIKPLNVSLDDIAVLQYTGGTTGLAKGAMLTHGNLVANMQQARACLGQFGDDGQPLLREGQEVMIAPLPLYHIYAFTANCMCMMVTGNHNVLITNPRDIGGFIKELKNWRFSALLGLNTLFVALMDHPDFKTLDFSSLKLTNSGGTALVKATADRWEQLTGCRITEGYGLTETSPVACTNPYGKGSRLGTVGLPVPGTLMKVISDDGIEQPLGERGELCIKGPQIMKGYWNKPEATAEVLDSEGWFKSGDIAVIDPDGFVRIVDRKKDMIIVSGFNVYPNEIEDVVMAHPKVANCAVIGVPDERSGEAVKLFVVARETGVSLEELKAYCKENFTGYKIPKHIVLRESLPMTPVGKILRRELRDIA, from the coding sequence ATGCAGCCTGATTTCTGGAATGACAAACGCCCGACCGGCGTGCCCTCGGACATCGACCTGGGGGCCTACAAGTCGGTCATCGAGGTGTTCGAGCGTTCCTGCAAGAAATTCGCCGACCGCCCGGCGTTCAGCAACATGGGCGTGACCCTCACCTATGCCGAGCTCGAGCGCTGCAGCGCAGCGTTCGCCGGTTACCTGCAAACCCATACCGATCTGGTCCCCGGTGATCGTATCGCGGTGCAGATGCCCAATGTCCTGCAATACCCGATTGCCGTGTTCGGTGCCTTGCGCGCCGGGCTGATCGTGGTCAACACCAACCCGCTGTACACGCCGCGGGAAATGCGCCACCAGTTCAAGGACTCCGGCGCCCGGGCGCTGGTGTACATGAACCTGTTCGGCAGCAAGGTCCAGGAAGTGCTGCCCGACACGGACCTGCAATACCTGATCGAAGCGAAAATGGGCGACCTGATGCCTACCGCCAAGGGCTGGCTGATCAATACCGTGGTAAACAAGGTCAAGAAGATGGTCCCGGCGTATTCGCTGCCCCAGGCCATTTCCTTCAAGAGCGCCTTGCGCCTGGGGCGTGGCCAGGCCATCAAGCCATTGAACGTCAGCCTCGACGATATCGCGGTGCTGCAATACACCGGCGGCACCACCGGGTTGGCAAAGGGCGCGATGCTGACCCACGGCAACCTGGTGGCGAACATGCAACAGGCCCGGGCGTGCCTGGGGCAGTTCGGCGACGACGGCCAGCCGCTGCTGCGCGAGGGCCAGGAGGTGATGATCGCGCCGTTGCCGCTGTATCACATCTATGCGTTCACGGCGAACTGCATGTGCATGATGGTCACCGGCAACCACAACGTGCTGATCACCAACCCGAGGGACATCGGCGGTTTCATCAAGGAGCTGAAGAACTGGCGTTTCTCGGCCCTGTTGGGGCTCAACACGCTGTTCGTGGCGTTGATGGACCATCCGGACTTCAAGACCCTGGACTTCTCCAGCCTCAAGCTCACCAATTCCGGCGGCACCGCGCTGGTCAAGGCCACGGCCGATCGTTGGGAGCAGCTCACGGGTTGCCGCATCACCGAAGGCTATGGCCTGACTGAGACCTCGCCCGTGGCCTGTACCAACCCTTATGGCAAGGGATCGCGACTGGGTACGGTGGGGCTGCCGGTGCCGGGCACGCTCATGAAAGTGATCAGCGACGACGGCATCGAACAGCCCCTGGGCGAGCGCGGCGAGCTGTGCATCAAGGGCCCGCAGATCATGAAAGGCTACTGGAACAAGCCTGAAGCCACTGCCGAAGTGCTGGACAGCGAGGGCTGGTTCAAGTCCGGTGACATCGCGGTGATCGACCCGGACGGTTTCGTGCGGATCGTCGACCGCAAGAAGGACATGATCATCGTCTCGGGTTTCAACGTGTACCCCAACGAAATCGAAGACGTGGTGATGGCCCACCCGAAGGTCGCCAACTGCGCGGTGATCGGCGTGCCGGACGAGCGCTCGGGGGAGGCGGTGAAGCTGTTCGTGGTGGCGCGGGAGACGGGCGTCAGCCTCGAAGAGCTCAAGGCCTACTGCAAGGAGAACTTCACTGGCTACAAGATACCCAAGCACATCGTGTTGCGAGAGTCGTTGCCGATGACGCCGGTGGGCAAGATCCTGCGCAGGGAGCTGCGCGATATCGCTTGA